The region TCTAAAATTAATTGAACCAATGCCACAAAACCTTGTGGACGCGTTTTAATTTCGGGTAGACCAAATTCATCGATGATGTTTTGAAATTTTGGTTCAATAGTACTAAGTTGCTTTATGTTTTCTAGCATACAATTGGGATCTATGTTAGAAATAAAACCCAAATCCTACTCTAACCGTAAATTTACGAGCTTCTGGAACATCAAAATAACTGCCTCTCCAAGCACAATCAATACGCGCTACTTTAAATATATTGCCAATACCTGCGTGGTATTCAAGATAGCCATCAACTGGAGCAATATAATTTAAACCCGATGCATTTATAGCTTTGTTTTCATCTGAAACAGAACCGTAAACGGCTTTAATTCCTATGATTTCTCTCCAATTCAATTTACGTAACAAGGGAACTCTAGCAAAAAGTTTTCCGTTGAAATTGTGTTCTAAATGAAGTGAGGTATATTGATCGGCAACAAAGTCATAATAATTTAGCAAGTTATAAGTGTTATCAATGATAAAATACGATTGGTTCCCAGGAATTACATTCATTAATCCAAGAGGAACTGTACCGAATGTTTTGCCAATTTCTAAAGTAGAGAATAAACGTCCGAAACCACCAATCAAAAGCGGTTGCCTGTAATACAATTGTAATTTAGAATAACTAAAATTGCTGTCTAAAACACCCTTTAAACCTTGAGAATAATTCACAAAAAATCTTGGATAATTTAAATCCACTTCGATTCGATCTACACCATAACCAACCATTTTTCGTTTAGGCGTGTAGTCTATCATAAAATTGATTTCCGACTGTTTTATTTTGCTTGCTGTTGTTGTAAAAGTATTGTCTGTGAAATAATCCAATTTGAATTCTTTTGAGGCTGATTCTAATGTTCTGTAAGAAAAAGTTGTTTGGAAGTTTAAATTTTTTACAGGTTCTATTTCCAGTCCAATTGTGCTCAGATTAACTTGTGTTAATTTATTGTTGGTGCCACTAGAGAAGAAAGACGAAGAGGCAAAACTTCTTCCTAATACATCGTTTGAAGTGGTTAAACTAACACCAATTTGTTCTACATCTCTTCGGTTTCCAGCAGATAATATTAATCGATTTTTCTTATTCAACATGTATTTACCTAAAATACCATATTTGAATTTATCATCTTTAAATCCATAGGCTGTGTAGCCTTGAATTCTCCAATAATCGTTAGGACCAAAATAAGTTCTGCCTCCAATTCGTATGCGTTGCCCTTCAACATCATTATAGCCAAATGTTGAAAAAATTGGACCAATATCAAATTTGCCTACTTGAATATATCCACTTCCTAAGATAGAAACTAAATTGTAAATGCGTTTAAATTTAGGAACTGTCTTTAATGTGTCGAGCATATCGTAGATGCCTTTTTCATTACTATTTAAGCTTTCAAAACGATTTTCTTCCCAAAATTCATTGTTTTTTGTATAAGCTTCTTTATCAAAATAGTTTACTTCTTCACGATAAAATTTGTCGTCTTTCTTTTCATTAAAGTTATGATTTTTAAATAATGTAGTTCTTTTTCCATACATACCATTTGCTTTTTCTTTTTTTGTTAAAGCAAAATCAGTCATCATATGGTCACGTTTTAATAGAAATACAGAATCGTTTAATACGTCAAATTCTTGTTCAATATAAATGTCGCGAACCCAGTTGATATTAGCACTTCTGCTAGCTTCTAAATTAATACTTTTTATGGCAAAGGTGGTATCGTTTACCCAGAAATCACCTTTAAATGTCAATTCATTTTTTCTTCTTGGATAGTAAACAATTTTGTAGCACCATTTTTTATCAATGTAAGAACTGTCGGCTAATACATAATTATAAACTTGAATTCCTGTTCTTGAAAGTGGACTAACAAAGTCTTTGTCGAAGAATTTTAAATAATTATTGTAAATGTCGTACTCAGCGTATAAATCTTTTAAAAATGCATTTACCCCGTCGTTATTTGCGTTGCCAAATCCGGAGTATTTATTTGCTTTGAGAACTTCTTTGGTTCTTTTGTTTATATTGTCGCCATAAACTTCACTTAATGTTTCGTTTATAAATATTGGAAGGAAATTTTTACCCGTTACATCGGAAGTGTCAATATGTTTAAAAACAAATTCCATTTTTCTGAAAATTTTATTTTTCATAAAAGTACTGTCGATGGAATTGATGTCAAATTCTATTTTTTCATATTTATCATATTTGTATTGATCGAATTGTCGTAGACCATTTTTCTTTTTGCGCTCCCATATTTTTCTTAAAATATCCAATGCAGGGTTGTTTTTCTTTGAAGTTTTTCCTGAATATACAGTAACAGCTTCAATTTCTTTATCAGTATTTAAAACAATTTTTAAATCGTAGTTATGTTCTCCGCTTAATGTAATTTCTTTTGTGCTGTACCCCAAATTAGATACCACTACTATTGTATACGTTTTCTTTGATTCTAAATAGAATTTTCCATTTTCATCAGTCATTACTCCTTCGGGAGAATTTTTAAAAGCTATAGTAGAATAAGAAATGGGTTTGTTTTTATCATCTAAAACAACACCACTAACTTTTGTTTGAGCAAATGAATATACACTAAATAGAAATAGGTAAAAGGCTAATATTTTTTTCACGATTACTTGTTTTAAATAAAAAATCCCGAAAATATCGGGATTCAAATATATAATAAAAAATAATTCTAATTATTTATACATTACTTTTTTAACAGCTTTAATCACATCATTGCTGTTAGGTAACCATTCTTTTAATAAAGTAGGTGAGTAAGGAGCAGGTGTGTCAGCAGTTGTGATTCTTTGAACAGGAGCATCTAAATAATCAAAAGCTCTTTCTTGAACCATATACGTGATTTCAGAAGCAACAGAAGCAAAAGGCCATGCTTCTTCTAAAACTACTAATCTGTTTGTTTTTTTAACGGAATTGATGATGGCGTCATAATCCATTGGACGAACCGTTCTTAAGTCAATTACTTCGACAGAAATACCTTCTTTAGCTAATTCTTCAGCGGCAATCAAAGCTTCTTTAATAATTTTTCCAAAAGAAACAACAGTAACATCTGAACCTTCACGTTTAATGTCGGCTACCCCTAATGGAATGGTGTATTCTCCTTCAGGAACTTCACCTTTATCTCCATACATTTGTTCAGATTCCATGAAAATTACAGGGTCGTTATCGCGAATAGCTGATTTTAATAAACCTTTAGCATCGTAAGGAGTGGAAGGTACAACAACTTTTAATCCAGGAGTATTGGCAAACCAATTCTCAAATGCTTGAGAGTGTGTAGCGGCTAATTGTCCTGCAGAAGCTGTAGGGCCACGGAATACCATTGGCATTGGGAATTGTCCGGCTGACATTTGTCTCATTTTAGCTGCATTATTGATCACTTGGTCAATTCCAACTAATGAAAAGTTAAAAGTCATGAATTCTACGATAGGTCTACAACCATTCATAGCAGAACCTACTGCAATTCCAGCAAATCCTAACTCGGCAATTGGTGTATCTATAACTCTTTTAGGTCCAAACTCATCTAACATTCCTTTTGATGCTTTGTAAGCACCATTATATTCGGCAACTTCTTCTCCCATTAAATATACTGCTTCATCTCGACGCATTTCTTCGCTCATAGCTTCGCAGATTGCTTCTCTAAACTGTATTGTTCTCATTGTTATATTAATTCCATATTTAGTGAAAGGCAAAAATAATAATTTTTAATGAGTTGAAGTTTGAATTTGAATAAAATTATATTTTTTTTACTTAATCGTTTTCTTTATCAACTTTTCAAATACCAAGTATTAAAAGAGGTTGGAATTGCAGTTTGTTTAATTTTTAATAATTTTTACTGAAAATTTCATATTTATTATGCACGCATAGTTTTTTTAAAACATTTTTTTGTAATTTCGTGGCATCAATATAAAATTAGGAATAATGAAAATATTAGTTTGCATCAGCCATGTGCCTGATACTACTTCAAAAATTAATTTCGTTAATAATGATACTGAGTTTGATACAAACGGTGTGCAGTATGTTATTAATCCGAATGATGAGTTTGGTTTAACTAAAGCGGTTATCTTAAAAGAGCAAACAGGAGCTCAATTAACAGTTGTGAATGTGGGTGGTGCAGATGCTGAAGCTACCTTGAGAAAAGCATTAGCAATTGGTGCAGATGAAGCGATTAGAATTAATGCCAATCCTACTGATGGGTTATTTGTTGCAAAACAATTAGCAAATGTTGTAAAACAAGGGGGTTATGATTTAATTATTGCTGGGACAGAATCTATTGATTACAATGGAGGAATGGTGCCAGGAATGTTAGCAGGTTTGTTAGGTTATAATTTCGTTAATGCTTGTATTGGTTTGGAAATCAACGGATCTGAAGCAACTGCAGTTAGAGAAATTGATGGAGGAAAAGAAACTTCTACTGCGGCATTACCTTTAATTATTGCTGGGAAAAAAGGTTTAGTTGAAGAAAAAGATTTAAGAATTCCGAACATGAGAGGAATTATGACGGCTAGAACAAAAGCATTGAATTTAGTAGAGCCGACAGGAGATGCGCCTGCAACTCAAGCGGTTAAATTTGAAAAACCAGCGGCTAAATCTGCAGTTAAATTAGTAAATGCAGATAATATTGATGAGTTAGTAAGTTTATTACACAACGAAGCTAAAGTAATCTAAGTTATAATTCAAAATTTAAGAATAAAGATATGTCAGTTTTAATATATACAGAATCAAGCGAAGGAAAATTCAAAAAAACAGCTTTTGAAATCGCTTCTTACGCAAAAAAAATTGCTGATGCATTAGGGACTACAGTTACTGCAGTTTCAATAAATGCAACAGAAAATGCGGCTTTAGCTAACTATGGTGTGTCTAAAGTGTTAAAAGTAACTAATTCTCAATTAACTAATTTTTCTGCTAAAGCTTATGCAGATGTTGTTAAACAAGCAGCAGAAAAAGAAGGAGCAAAAGTTGTTGTTTTGGCTTCCACTACGGATAGTTTATATGTTGCGCCTTTAGTAGCAGTTAACTTAAATGCGGGTTATGCTTCAAATGTTGTTGCATTACCAGAAAGTACAGCTCCGTTTCAAGTAAAAAGAAATGCTTTTTCTAATAAAGCATTTAATGTAACTGAAATTTCTACTGATGTAAAAGTTTTGGGATTGTCTAAAAACTCATTCGGATTAGTAGAGGCGCCAACTTCTTTAGTTGAAGAGGATTTTGCACCTGCTTTATCGGATGCGGATTTTGGCGTAAAAGTGGTTAATGCTGAAAAAACAACAGGTAAAGTAACTATTGCAGATGCGGAAATAGTTGTTTCTGCAGGACGTGGTATGAAAGGTCCTGAAAATTGGGGTATGATTGAAGAATTAGCTTCGGTTTTAGGTGCAGCGACTGCTTGTTCAAAACCGGTGTCTGATATTGGTTGGAGACCTCATAGTGAGCACGTAGGACAAACAGGAAAACCAGTTGCAGCAAACTTATATATTGCAGTGGGAATTTCTGGAGCAATTCAACATATTGCAGGTATCAATTCTTCAAAAGTTAAAGTGGTAATTAATAATGATCCAGAGGCGCCATTCTTTAAAGTGGCAGATTATGGTATCGTTGGTGATGCTTTTGATGTGGTTCCTAAATTGATTGAAAAATTAAAAGAATTCAAGGCAAATAACGCATAATTTTTTATATATTGTGCCCTCCAAAGGGCTATCTAAATTAGGGTAGAAATATCTTTGTTTAGATAGCCCTTTTTTTTATCAATTTTACTACATTAGTAGACTTTTTGAAAATGATTTAAGATACATGAGTTTAGTTAAATTAACCATAAAAGGTATATCGTATAGCCAAACACAAAATGGTGCTTATGCATTAATTCTTAACGAAGTAGATGGAGAACGAAAATTGCCCATCGTAATTGGTGCTTTTGAAGCGCAATCTATTGCTATTGCGTTAGAGAAAGAAATCAAACCTCCTAGACCTTTGACCCACGACTTATTTAAAAGCTTTGCTGACCGATTTGATATTGTTGTAAAACAAGTGATTATACATAAATTGGTGGATGGAGTGTTTTTTTCAAGTATAATTTGTGAACGTGATAGAATTGAAGAAATAATTGATGCGCGAACTTCAGATGCTATTGCATTGGCATTACGTTTTGATGCTCCTATTTTTACTTACAAGAATATATTGGATAAAGCCGGTATTTATTTAAATATGAATCCATCCGAAGGCAATCCCGAAGATTCTGAAAATGATGATGTTCTGTCAACTCCAGAAACATTTGGAATTTCTGATGATAATAAATCTTCAGGTGGCTATGCAGCGTATTCATTACAAGAATTGTATGATTTGCTTGAAGAAGCAGTACAACATGAAGATTATGAAAAAGCAGCTCTAATTAGAGATGAAATAGACAAAAGAGAAAGTTAATTACTAAGTCAAATTAAACACGCAACTACAACTAAAAACAAGACTAATCAAAAAACTATTCAAATTATGAATATTAAATTAAAATTGACGATTGTAAGTTTTTTACAATTATTTGTTTGGGGTGCTTGGCTTACTACACTTGCTAGTTATGGTTTCGGATTTAAACAATGGTCTGGAGCCGAATTTGGAATTGTATTTTCAACTTTAGGTTTAGGTTCTATTATCATGCCTCCTATTTCAGGTATTATTGCAGACAAATATTTAAATTTAGAAAAATTATACGGTATTCATCATATTTTATATGCAATCATTTTATTGTTTTTACCAATAATTGATAGTCCTTCAACTTTTTTTTGGGTGTTGCTTATAGGGATGATTTTCTACATGCCAACATTATCTTTGTCTAATTCATTGTCGTATGCCGTATTAAAAAAATACAATTATAATGTAATTAAAGATTATCCTCCAATTAGAGTATTTGGAACTATTGGATTTATTGTGGCTATGTGGTGTACAAATTTATTTAGTAATGTTAATCCTCCATTTAGTTTTGGAATTGGAATAGGAAAAACAATTGCATCAATTACAGGTATGCCTATAGAATGTAATCAATTTTATATTGCTTCATTTTTTGCTTTTGTTTTAGGTTTGTTTTCTTTTACATTACCTAAAATAGAACCAACAAAAGATACCAGTGAAAATAAAAAATTATCACAGATTTTTGGTTTGGATGCTTTCAAACTCTTTAAAGAATCCAAAATGGCTATGTTTTTTGTTTTCAGTATGTTTTTAGGAGCGGCCTTGCAATTAACCAATATGTATGGTGAAACCTATATTCATGATTTTGAAAATATTCCGAAATACGCCGAAACATTTGCTGTAAAATCTGCCAATATTGTTTTATCAATTTCACAAATTTCAGAAACGATTTTCATTTTAGCTATTCCATTTTTCTTAAGAAGATTTGGTATTAAAAATGTAATGCTTTTTAGTTTAATGGCATGGGTAATTCGTTTTGGATTTTTTGCATACGGAGATCCAATTGGAAGTTTGTGGATGATAATTGTGTCTAATATTGTATACGGATTAGCGTTTGATTTCTTCAATATTTCTGGTTCTTTATTTGTAGAAACTACTACCGATTCTAAAATACGTTCTTCTGCACAAGGTTTGTTTATGATGATGACCAATGGTTTTGGAGCAATTATTGGAAGTTTAGGAAGTGGTTATTTAATTGATAAATTTTTCACTTTCAAATTCAATACAGAGCAAAGTCTTTTAACACATCTTGAAACTGATTCGAGTAATGAAGTGTATAAGAAAATCACTAAAGATATAACTATTACAGATGGTGTTTTTGATAAAGATGTTTTCTTGAAAGATTGGCACAACATCTGGTTAACTTTTGCCATTTATGCTTTAGTTATTGCCATTGCATTTGCCATTTTGTTTAAACACAAACACAATCCAAAAGATGTAGAATCTTTTAGTCATTAATGCTCAACTTGTTAGAGTTGTATTGATTTTAAGTGGAACTATACTATTTAAATTTAAAATATGAAGCAATATCACGATTTAGTAAAACATGTATTAGAGTACGGAAACCAAAAAGGCGACCGTACAGGAACAGGAACTATTAGTGTTTTTGGCTACCAAATGCGATTCGATTTAAGCGAAGGTTTTCCAATGGTAACCACTAAAAAGTTGCATTTAAAATCCATCATTCATGAATTATTATGGTTTTTAAAAGGGGAAACTAATATTGCTTATTTAAAAGAAAATGGGGTTAAAATTTGGGATGAATGGGCCGATGAGAATGGCGATTTAGGTCCGGTTTATGGGCACCAATGGCGCAATTGGAACAGTGAAGAAATTGATCAAATTGCCGAATTAATTGATACGCTTAAAACCAATCCTAACAGTCGAAGAATGTTAATTTCGGCTTGGAATCCTTCTGTGTTGCCTGATACGTCCATTTCCTTTGCAGAAAATGTTGCCAATGGAAAAGCAGCTCTACCTCCATGTCATGCGTTTTTTCAATTTTATGTAGCCGACGGAAAATTATCGTGTCAATTGTACCAAAGAAGTGCCGATATCTTTTTAGGTGTTCCATTTAATATTGCTTCTTATGCACTGTTTACTATGATGGTAGCGCAAGTTTGCGGATTTGAAGCAGGAGAATTCATTCATACTTTTGGAGATGCGCATATTTATAACAATCATATTGAGCAGGTGAATTTACAATTAAGTAGAGCGCCAAGAAAATTACCGAAAATGATTTTGAATCCAGAGGTGAAAAATATCTTTGATTTTAAATTCGAGGATTTTACTTTAGTTGATTATGATCCGCATCCACACATTAAAGGAGAAGTTTCAGTTTAAAGCATGAAAAAAATAGTTTATTTCGTATTTGCTTTTATTCAATTTCTACTTTCAAATTCTCAAGAAATTGTAAAAGTTGAAATGTTAGACTCTTCTTTTAATGTGAGTAACACTGAGAATTACTATATTAAAAGAACAATAAAATCTATAGAAAATTCTACCAATTTTAATGTAGAGGAAGTTAGGAAGACAGGGGAAACTTTTGCTATTTATCAAGTAACTGATTATGTTACAATGATTAAAGATGGCAATAGAAAAACATTTTATAAAAATGGACAACAAAGAACTTCTTCAGCCTATAATAATAATTTAGCTTTTGGTGAGTATTTGGAATTCTATGAAGATGGAAAGCCAAGAGTTATTGGTGAAAATAAAATTGAAAATAATGTTTCGAAACTTTATATTAAGGATTTTTGGGATAAAGATGGAAATCATAAGGTGATTAATTTTAATGGCGAAATTGAATTATTAAAGGCTAATAAATTATACAGAGTGCCTGTTAAAGAAGGGAGGTATAATGGAGAAATGAAACCTGTTGATGAAACATATCCATATACAATTATTTTTTATGAAAATGGAGATTTAGTTAAGGGGGAACTTCATAAGTCTCCTACCGTTATTCGGTTTTTTAATTCTAATGAAGTACCAGCTAGTCCAATTGGTGGTATGGAAAAATTTAAAAATGATTTTATAGACCAACTGATAAATAAATTTTCAAATAAAAAATTAAACATTGATGTCTTAATTAAATTTGTAGTTTTAGAGGATGGTAGCTTAACAAATGTTGAATTTTTAAAAAGTGCTGGTTCTAAAGTTGATAAAAAAATTGAAGAGCTTTTATGTAAACAAAATAAGTGGGAACCTGGAATTAAATATGGAATAGAAGTTAAAACAATATGTAAACTTCCTTTAAGATTAAATGTAACGTTTGAGTAAATATTATGCTAACTATAATCGCTGCCGCAGCAGAAAATAATGCTTTAGGGAAAGACAACCAATTGGTTTGGCATTTACCCGATGATTTTAAACGTTTTAAAAGTTTAACTTCGGGACATTATATTATTATGGGACGAAAAACCTTTGAAAGTTTTCCGAAACCCCTGCCTAATCGCACACATGTAATCATTACACGCCAAGCTAATTATGAAGTTCCTGAAGGATGTGTCGTAGTTTCAAGCTTACAAGAAGCAATAGCTTTTTGTCCTAAAGAGGAAGAAGTGTTTGTTATTGGTGGCGGTCAGATCTACCAACAAGCGATTGATTTAGTGGATAAAATCGATTTAACTCGCGTACATACTACTGTTGAGGCAGATGCTTTTTTCCCTGAAATTAATACACAAAAATGGGAATTGGTATTTGAAGAGTTTCATTCAAAAGATGAAAAACACAATTACGATTTTACATTTTTAACGTACATTAAAAAATAATCTACTCTTCAATTCGTAATTTTAAATTACTTTTGTGCTACAAAAAATAAATTATGTCTGAGATAATTAAGCCGTATCAAGATTCTGAAAAAGGAAAGAAAGAGCAAGTAGCTCAAATGTTTGATACCATTTCTGAAAATTATGATGGATTAAATAAGGTCATTTCCTTTGGAACTGATGCGAAATGGAAAAAGAAAATTTTGAAAATGGTTCAAGGTCAAAATCCAACAACTATTTTAG is a window of Flavobacterium indicum GPTSA100-9 = DSM 17447 DNA encoding:
- a CDS encoding MFS transporter, which gives rise to MNIKLKLTIVSFLQLFVWGAWLTTLASYGFGFKQWSGAEFGIVFSTLGLGSIIMPPISGIIADKYLNLEKLYGIHHILYAIILLFLPIIDSPSTFFWVLLIGMIFYMPTLSLSNSLSYAVLKKYNYNVIKDYPPIRVFGTIGFIVAMWCTNLFSNVNPPFSFGIGIGKTIASITGMPIECNQFYIASFFAFVLGLFSFTLPKIEPTKDTSENKKLSQIFGLDAFKLFKESKMAMFFVFSMFLGAALQLTNMYGETYIHDFENIPKYAETFAVKSANIVLSISQISETIFILAIPFFLRRFGIKNVMLFSLMAWVIRFGFFAYGDPIGSLWMIIVSNIVYGLAFDFFNISGSLFVETTTDSKIRSSAQGLFMMMTNGFGAIIGSLGSGYLIDKFFTFKFNTEQSLLTHLETDSSNEVYKKITKDITITDGVFDKDVFLKDWHNIWLTFAIYALVIAIAFAILFKHKHNPKDVESFSH
- a CDS encoding DUF5686 family protein; this translates as MKKILAFYLFLFSVYSFAQTKVSGVVLDDKNKPISYSTIAFKNSPEGVMTDENGKFYLESKKTYTIVVVSNLGYSTKEITLSGEHNYDLKIVLNTDKEIEAVTVYSGKTSKKNNPALDILRKIWERKKKNGLRQFDQYKYDKYEKIEFDINSIDSTFMKNKIFRKMEFVFKHIDTSDVTGKNFLPIFINETLSEVYGDNINKRTKEVLKANKYSGFGNANNDGVNAFLKDLYAEYDIYNNYLKFFDKDFVSPLSRTGIQVYNYVLADSSYIDKKWCYKIVYYPRRKNELTFKGDFWVNDTTFAIKSINLEASRSANINWVRDIYIEQEFDVLNDSVFLLKRDHMMTDFALTKKEKANGMYGKRTTLFKNHNFNEKKDDKFYREEVNYFDKEAYTKNNEFWEENRFESLNSNEKGIYDMLDTLKTVPKFKRIYNLVSILGSGYIQVGKFDIGPIFSTFGYNDVEGQRIRIGGRTYFGPNDYWRIQGYTAYGFKDDKFKYGILGKYMLNKKNRLILSAGNRRDVEQIGVSLTTSNDVLGRSFASSSFFSSGTNNKLTQVNLSTIGLEIEPVKNLNFQTTFSYRTLESASKEFKLDYFTDNTFTTTASKIKQSEINFMIDYTPKRKMVGYGVDRIEVDLNYPRFFVNYSQGLKGVLDSNFSYSKLQLYYRQPLLIGGFGRLFSTLEIGKTFGTVPLGLMNVIPGNQSYFIIDNTYNLLNYYDFVADQYTSLHLEHNFNGKLFARVPLLRKLNWREIIGIKAVYGSVSDENKAINASGLNYIAPVDGYLEYHAGIGNIFKVARIDCAWRGSYFDVPEARKFTVRVGFGFYF
- a CDS encoding bifunctional nuclease family protein, translating into MSLVKLTIKGISYSQTQNGAYALILNEVDGERKLPIVIGAFEAQSIAIALEKEIKPPRPLTHDLFKSFADRFDIVVKQVIIHKLVDGVFFSSIICERDRIEEIIDARTSDAIALALRFDAPIFTYKNILDKAGIYLNMNPSEGNPEDSENDDVLSTPETFGISDDNKSSGGYAAYSLQELYDLLEEAVQHEDYEKAALIRDEIDKRES
- a CDS encoding energy transducer TonB, coding for MKKIVYFVFAFIQFLLSNSQEIVKVEMLDSSFNVSNTENYYIKRTIKSIENSTNFNVEEVRKTGETFAIYQVTDYVTMIKDGNRKTFYKNGQQRTSSAYNNNLAFGEYLEFYEDGKPRVIGENKIENNVSKLYIKDFWDKDGNHKVINFNGEIELLKANKLYRVPVKEGRYNGEMKPVDETYPYTIIFYENGDLVKGELHKSPTVIRFFNSNEVPASPIGGMEKFKNDFIDQLINKFSNKKLNIDVLIKFVVLEDGSLTNVEFLKSAGSKVDKKIEELLCKQNKWEPGIKYGIEVKTICKLPLRLNVTFE
- a CDS encoding electron transfer flavoprotein subunit alpha/FixB family protein, whose product is MSVLIYTESSEGKFKKTAFEIASYAKKIADALGTTVTAVSINATENAALANYGVSKVLKVTNSQLTNFSAKAYADVVKQAAEKEGAKVVVLASTTDSLYVAPLVAVNLNAGYASNVVALPESTAPFQVKRNAFSNKAFNVTEISTDVKVLGLSKNSFGLVEAPTSLVEEDFAPALSDADFGVKVVNAEKTTGKVTIADAEIVVSAGRGMKGPENWGMIEELASVLGAATACSKPVSDIGWRPHSEHVGQTGKPVAANLYIAVGISGAIQHIAGINSSKVKVVINNDPEAPFFKVADYGIVGDAFDVVPKLIEKLKEFKANNA
- a CDS encoding pyruvate dehydrogenase complex E1 component subunit beta, coding for MRTIQFREAICEAMSEEMRRDEAVYLMGEEVAEYNGAYKASKGMLDEFGPKRVIDTPIAELGFAGIAVGSAMNGCRPIVEFMTFNFSLVGIDQVINNAAKMRQMSAGQFPMPMVFRGPTASAGQLAATHSQAFENWFANTPGLKVVVPSTPYDAKGLLKSAIRDNDPVIFMESEQMYGDKGEVPEGEYTIPLGVADIKREGSDVTVVSFGKIIKEALIAAEELAKEGISVEVIDLRTVRPMDYDAIINSVKKTNRLVVLEEAWPFASVASEITYMVQERAFDYLDAPVQRITTADTPAPYSPTLLKEWLPNSNDVIKAVKKVMYK
- a CDS encoding dihydrofolate reductase gives rise to the protein MLTIIAAAAENNALGKDNQLVWHLPDDFKRFKSLTSGHYIIMGRKTFESFPKPLPNRTHVIITRQANYEVPEGCVVVSSLQEAIAFCPKEEEVFVIGGGQIYQQAIDLVDKIDLTRVHTTVEADAFFPEINTQKWELVFEEFHSKDEKHNYDFTFLTYIKK
- a CDS encoding electron transfer flavoprotein subunit beta/FixA family protein, with the protein product MKILVCISHVPDTTSKINFVNNDTEFDTNGVQYVINPNDEFGLTKAVILKEQTGAQLTVVNVGGADAEATLRKALAIGADEAIRINANPTDGLFVAKQLANVVKQGGYDLIIAGTESIDYNGGMVPGMLAGLLGYNFVNACIGLEINGSEATAVREIDGGKETSTAALPLIIAGKKGLVEEKDLRIPNMRGIMTARTKALNLVEPTGDAPATQAVKFEKPAAKSAVKLVNADNIDELVSLLHNEAKVI
- a CDS encoding thymidylate synthase, with the translated sequence MKQYHDLVKHVLEYGNQKGDRTGTGTISVFGYQMRFDLSEGFPMVTTKKLHLKSIIHELLWFLKGETNIAYLKENGVKIWDEWADENGDLGPVYGHQWRNWNSEEIDQIAELIDTLKTNPNSRRMLISAWNPSVLPDTSISFAENVANGKAALPPCHAFFQFYVADGKLSCQLYQRSADIFLGVPFNIASYALFTMMVAQVCGFEAGEFIHTFGDAHIYNNHIEQVNLQLSRAPRKLPKMILNPEVKNIFDFKFEDFTLVDYDPHPHIKGEVSV